The Phoenix dactylifera cultivar Barhee BC4 chromosome 17, palm_55x_up_171113_PBpolish2nd_filt_p, whole genome shotgun sequence genome contains a region encoding:
- the LOC103705497 gene encoding malate dehydrogenase [NADP] 1, chloroplastic: MALADISPFHTRAQTLPSNLASKFANPLHAYKNCRCSVLPPPRRPLGILCSVAPNQVQAPVVPAAPAGAENKRECFGVFCTTYDLKKDEKTKSWKSLINIAVSGAAGMISNHLLFKLASGEVFGPDQPITLKLLGSERSFQALEGVAMELEDSLYPLLREVSIGIDPYKVFQDAEWALLIGAKPRGPGMERAGLLDINGQIFAEQGKALNAVASRNVKVMVVGNPCNTNALICLKNAPNIPAKNFHALTRLDENRAKCQLALKAGVFYDQVSNMTIWGNHSTTQVPDFLNAKINGIPVKEVITDTKWLQEEFTERVQKRGGVLIQKWGRSSAASTAVSIVDAMRSLITPTPPGDWFSSGVYTNGNPYGIVEDIVFSMPCRSEGNGDYELVKEVNFDDYLWKRIKKTEAELLAEKRCVAHLTGEGNAFCDLPEDTMLPGEQ; encoded by the exons ATGGCCTTAGCCGATATTTCTCCTTTCCATACGAGAGCCCAAACCCTCCCGTCCAACCTTGCTTCCAAGTTCGCAAACCCTCTTCACGCTTACAAGAATTGCCGGTGCTCTGTTTTGCCTCCACCTCGCCGGCCGCTGGGAATCCTCTGCTCCGTAGCACCAAA CCAAGTCCAGGCTCCGGTCGTCCCCGCCGCCCCGGCTGGCGCTGAGAACAAGAGAGAATGCTTCGGTGTGTTCTGTACTACATATGACCTCAAGAAG GATGAGAAGACAAAGTCGTGGAAAAGTTTAATTAATATTGCAGTTTCAGGTGCAGCTGGGATGATATCTAACCATCTACTTTTCAAG CTTGCATCTGGTGAAGTTTTTGGGCCGGATCAACCTATTACTCTGAAATTGTTGGGATCTGAAAGATCATTTCAAGCTCTTGAAg GAGTGGCCATGGAGTTGGAGGACTCTCTGTATCCTCTGTTGAGGGAGGTAAGCATAGGCATAGATCCTTACAAGGTGTTTCAAGATGCAGAATGGGCACTCCTGATTGGGGCAAAGCCCCGTGGTCCTGGAATGGAACGGGCTGGATTACTAGATATTAATGGGCAAATTTTTGCAGAACAG GGAAAAGCACTCAATGCAGTAGCATCCCGCAATGTCAAAGTGATGGTCGTTGGAAATCCATGCAATACAAA TGCACTTATTTGTTTAAAGAATGCACCAAACATTCCTGCAAAAAATTTCCATGCCTTGACAAGATTGGACGAAAATAGAGCCAAATGCCAG CTAGCCCTCAAAGCAGGTGTATTTTACGATCAAGTGTCAAACATGACCATATGGGGAAACCACTCAACCACTCAG GTTCCTGATTTTTTAAATGCTAAAATCAATGGCATTCCTGTAAAGGAAGTTATCACCGATACCAAGTGGTTACAGGAAGAGTTCACTGAAAGAGTTCAGAAG CGTGGAGGTGTGCTTATCCAAAAATGGGGAAGGTCTTCTGCTGCATCAACTGCCGTCTCAATTGTGGATGCCATGAGGTCCCTTATCACACCCACTCCCCCAGGGGATTGGTTCTCTTCAGGG GTTTATACTAATGGCAATCCTTATGGCATCGTGGAGGACATTGTATTCAGCATGCCGTGTAGATCAGAG GGAAATGGTGATTATGAACTAGTCAAGGAGgtaaattttgatgattacctcTGGAAACGTATAAAAAAG ACTGAAGCTGAGTTGCTTGCCGAGAAAAGATGTGTAGCCCATCTTACTGGAGAG GGTAATGCATTCTGCGATCTTCCGGAGGACACTATGCTCCCAGGAGAGCAGTAA